In the genome of uncultured Sphaerochaeta sp., the window GCTTTCACCGCATAGGCCACTCCCAGTCCGATGGCGGCTCCGGTAAGGTATTGGGCAACCTGGCCGATCTGTTCCAATACCGCAAGGTGCGTGTAGTGTCCGATTTGTTTGAGAATGAGACCGATGATGAGTGAGGCAAACAATCCTTGGGCCATACCGCCCAAGACACGGGTGATATAGGCACCCACCTGCTTGCCATGGGAGGAGTGAATTCCTTCTGCCATAGAGAGCTCCTGCTATGTTGGATTTGGTGGATGACATGGCAGGTGCAAGAACCGTAGCTTTGCACAAGGCCTCCGTTGGAAACGACTATACCAAGAGGAACCGACTGAGTAAAGACCATACAGATATTCCACCTGTACATATCACTGCGGGCAAAGAGAGCCTTTCTTACAGCACGGGACCGTCAAGCTAGGGAAAGGTACCTAGAAAATTGGGTAACAATACCCAATGGCTCCATACATTTTTCCCAGTGTACCGTAGACCTAGGAGTACTCGTATGGGAAAGAAAAAAAGCCTGATCCTTGCCTTGATTCTTTGCCTCTTGGTCCTGGCCGGATGTGAACCTGACCCCCCAGTCCAGTACACCATCACGTATCATGTCCTTGATGGAGCATCCAATCCCAGTTTCAATCCTTCATCCTACACGGTGGAAACCTCCACCATACAACTGGCCGATCCCAGTCGCACAGGCTACACCTTTGCCGGCTGGTATAGTTCAGCAAGCTATACTGGAGAAGCCATCACCCACATACCACAAGGCAGTAGCGGACCCAAGCATCTCTATGCCAAGTGGACAGGCAACACGTATACCGTTTCCTTTGACAGCAACGACCAAGCAATCCAAAACCCCGATCCGCAAGACCTCATCTTCGGACAAGCGTATGCAAGCCTTCCCACCTTAACCAAAGCGTACTATGGCCATACGTGGAACACGGTACAGAATGGGAGTGGAACCACCATCACCAACGCCACCACACTTTCCACTGCCCAAAACCATACCCTCTACGCCCAGTGGACTCCTACCCAATACACGATAACCTACACACTCAACGAAGGTCAGAACAGTTCTTCCAACCCGGCAACGTACACAGTTGAGACGAGCACAATCACCCTTGCAGATCCAAGCAGAGACGGCTACTCCTTCGCAAGCTGGTATACCGAAGCAGCATTCACCACACAGGTCACCACCATTGCGCAGGGTTCACATGACAACCTCAACCTGCATGCAAAATGGACAGCTAATAGCTACACCGTCTCCTTTGACTCCCAGGACTCACAGATAGCCGATCCTGGTGCACAGAACATCGCCTTCGGCCAGACCTACGCGAGCCTCCCGACCTTGAGCAAGACCGGCTATTCGCACACCTGGAATACTGCACAAAACGGAAGTGGAACCACCATCACCAACGCCACCACACTTTCCATCGCCGATCACCACACCCTCTATGCCCAGTGGATCCCCAACACCTATACGGTGACCCTGGACAAACAGAGCGGAAGCGGCGGAAGCAACTCCGTAACAGCCACCTATGCCGCAGCAATGCCAAATGCCACCGCACCTACCAGAACCGGATATACCTTTGGGGGATACTATACATCTACCAATGGTGGAGGAACCCAGTACTATACACAAGCAATGGCAAGCACCCAGAACTGGAACCTCACTGCCAATACCACCCTCTATGCAAAATGGGAACCGGTCACCTACACCCTCACCTATCATCTGAACAGTGGGACAGCGCCCTCACCGGACAACCCGACTTCCTATACCATCGAAACAGCAACCATCACGCTCAAGAATCCAACCAGAACCTATTATTCATTCCTAGGATGGTATGCTGAATCGACTTTTGGTACAGCAGCAACCACAATCCCACAAGGATCCACCGAAAACAAGGAATTCTTCGCCAAGTGGAGCGCAGACAGCTACACCATCACGTACGAGCTCTATGGAGGTACCAACAACAATCAGAATCCAGATAGGTATACCTATGAGTCCAATACCATCACCTTGGCAAATCCAAGCAGGACCGGATACACCTTTGCAGGCTGGTTTGCCGAATCGACCTACAACACGCAGATCACTTCCATTGCTAACCATTCCCATGGGGACAAGACATTGCATGCCAAGTGGACGGCAAACACCTATACGGTGACTTTCGACAAGCGAAGCGGATCAGGAGGAAGCGACTCAGTCACAGCCACCTATGATGTTGCCATGCCCACGGCCACTGCACCTACCAGAACCGGTTACACATTCGGAGGATACTACACCGCCATCAATGGAGGAGGGACCCAGTACTACACCAAGGATATGGAAAGCAGCAAGGCGTGGGACCTTGCATCCCACACCACCCTGTATGCCAAGTGGACTCCCCTCACCTACACTCTGACCTATCACCTGAACAGTGGGACAGCACCCTCGCCGGATAACCCAGCGACCTACACCATAGAGACGGATACCATCACCCTTGCCAATCCAACCAGGACCGGCTACACCTTCGCAGGCTGGTTTGCAGAGAACACCTTCTCAACACAAGTGACCACCGTCGCCAAAGGTTCATCAGGCAACAAGGATCTCTATGCCAAGTGGACTCCCATCACCTACACTCTGACCTATCATCTCAACAGCGGAACAGCACCCTCGCCGGACAATCCTGCGACCTACACTATAGAGACGAGTGACATCACCCTCAAGCATCCTACCCGAACCGGTTACACCTTCGCAGGCTGGTTTGACAATTCCGAACTGACAGGATCAGCTGTCACCCAGATACCCCTCGGCTCATACGGCAACAAGAATTTCTATGCCAATTGGACAGCAAATACCTACACGGTGACCTTCAACAAACAAAACGGAAGTGGAGGAAGCGACTCAGTCACTGCCACCTTTGCTGCAACCATGCCCACAGCAACCTACCCAACCCGTTATGCCTACACCTTCGAAGGCTACTTCACTGCTGCAGAGGGAGCAGGAACCCAGTATTACACCCAGGATATGGCAAGCAGCAGGGCGTGGGACCTTGCATCCCACACCACCCTGTATGCCAAGTGGACTCCCATCACCTACACCCTGACCTATCACCTCAATGGGGGAACAGCTCCCTCGCCGAATAATCCTGCGACCTACACCATAGAGACGAGCACCATCACCTTGGCAAATCCAACCAGAACCGGCTACACCTTTGCAGGCTGGTATGCTGAAGCAGGATTCTCAACACAAGTGACCACCATTGACAAAGGCTCATCAGGTGACAAGGATCTCTATGCCAAGTGGACTCCCATCACCTACAATCTGACCTATCACCTGAACAGTGGAACAGCTCCCTCGCCGGACAATCCAGCGACCTACACCATAGAGACGAGCACTTTCGACCTGGCCGACCTGGCGAGGGATTACTATGCGTTCAACGGCTGGTATGCCGAACCAAGTTTTAACACACAGGTAAGCACCATCACCCATGGATCGTATGGAGACCGAAATCTGTATGCCAAGTGGTTACCCATCGAGTACACCATCACCTACGTCCTGAAACAAGATATGATCAACCATGCAGACAATCCCAGCTCGTATACGGTGGAGTCAGATACAATCACCTTGAAGGATCCCACCAGGCAAGGTTACTACTTCGGTGGCTGGTTCACAGAGTCAACACTCGACAACCTGAAATTGCAGATTCCCTTGGGTTCGCATGGGGATGTCACCCTCCATCCCAAATGGAACTATACCTATCAAGTGGGTGATCTGACTCCAGCACCAGAGTATGGCTTCATCGTGTTCGACCGCAACAGCCAACAATCGACACTCGATCCCTATGATTACCGGGAGACCAACCCCTGGCGCTATCTGGTTGCAGCAAACTACGATTACTCCAATTTGGGTAATTTCCTTGTTCCCTGGACTCCAAGCGGACAAGCCGACAATTTCTTCAATCCAGAAACCGGAGGCGACCAAGGGCCGTATGGCGATATCGGAAACGGATTGGGAGCTTCCCAAGCAGTGGTTGATTACTATGGAGCAGGACTCTCCTATGCAGCGCTTGCAGCCCAACAGACCTCGGGCTGGTTCCTCCCAAGTCTTGGGGAATTGCAATGTCTGATGAGCCTCTTTGTCAGCAGTTCAGTCGGCAATATTTCTCTCAACACGATGTACTGGAGCTCCACCGACATCGTGAATGCGGGAAATGCCTATATGCAGCGGGTAAACGGAACTGGTTCGGCACTTTCACTTGAAACCGAATGCATCTACGATAAGGACACACTCTGCAGGGTACGCCCCTTCAGAAGACTCTGATCATATGGTAGTATCGGCATAGAGACCCTACCTGCCAAGGTACTCTTCTTGACAGGATGGTGGAGTCTTATATATCATACTATTGATATAGAATTTATAGTATATAAAAAGGATGGAACCTATGAATACGCTGCTTTGGCTGGGAATATTTGTACTCTTGCTTGTCGGTTTGGTCATGATGAAACACCGTTTTCACCTACCCTTCTCCATTCGGGTATCCACCGCTCTTGCACTGGGTGCTCTTCTGGGACTTGCACTCTTCTTCTTTGCAGAGAGCGCAACCCGGGATGAGGTACGCAGGTGGACAGCCCTGGTAGGCAACGGCTATGTGGACCTCTTGCGGATGCTCATCATCCCCTTGGTCCCCACCAGCATCATTGCCGGACTGCTCAGACTCAGCTCCACCGAGGAACTGAGGAAAATGGGAATACGGACCATCTCATTGTTCCTCTTTACTGCAATCCTTGCCGGGATCATCGGCCTGGTGGTGGGATCGCTGTTCTCGGTAGGAAGCGGTATGACCATCGGGGAACTGGCAAAACGGGAACCGAACACCCTTACCAACCTCTTCTCACAGTTCAGGGCGTTCATACCCTCAAATCCGGTTCGTTCAGCAAGCGAGATGCAAATGATTCCCTTGGTAGTGTTCTCCGTCTTCCTTGGCGTGGCAGCCATTGCAGTGAAAAGCAAGAAACCTGAAGCGACCAAACCATTTGAGAATCTGTTGGAAAGCTTTCTTGCCATCGTCATGGAACTGACGAAGATCGTGCTCCGACTTACCCCTTACGGGGTGCTTGCACTCACCTCCTATTGGCTATCCAGCACCGGGTTGAATGCGCTTGTCCAGCTGGGACTCTTCGTCGTTGCTATCGTGGTCGCTTGCTTGCTGCAGATGGGCATCGTCTACTCAGGGCTGCTTGCCTTCAGTGCAAAGATCAACCCCATACGGTTCTTCCGAGCTGCAAGTCCTGCCCTGTTGCTCGCGTTCTCCAGCCGCTCAAGCCTTGGTTCGCTCACCATGACCGTCAGCACCATGACCAACCGGCTGAAAGTAAGCCCACGGGTGGCAAATTTCGTAGGCCCATTGGGAGCAGTGATGAACATGGATGCCTGCGGAGGGATTTTCCCTGCCATGGTCTCCGTCTTTGCAGCAAATGCATTCGGCATTGATCTCTCACTCTCCCAGTACATTCTGATCGTGGTCATCTCCGTATTTGCAAGCCTGGGCAGCGCTGCGGTACCCATGGGGGCCACAGCCTTCACCATCATCACCCTGACAACGGTAGGATTGCCGGTGGAAGCGGTGGGCTTGGTGGCAGGAGTCGACTTTTTGGTGGATATGTTCCGCACCATGACCAACGTTGCAGGTGACCTGAGCACCTCCGTGGTAGTGGCCAACTCCCTTGGGGAGTTTGACAGGGATGCCTTCAACACCCAGGATCTGGGGGCAGAGATGGCAATGGCCTGAATTCAGGGCCTCCACTGATACCGCTGCATATCGATGCGTCCTGACTGAAGAAAGCAGATGCCTTCTGCTTCCAGCAGGACGCGCTGCAGCGCATCATGCTCTCGCTCGGCAATGCTCCCATCCGAGCGAACAACCCGATGCCAGGGAAGCCCCTCAGGGCACTGGCTCATCGCCCATCCGACGGTACGGGCTTGGCGGGGATCACCCAGGAGCAGGGCTATCTGGCCATAGGAGGCTACCCTGCCAAAGGGTATGCGTTTTACCACATCATAGACATTTGCAAAGTACGTGTTCATCGTACCTCCAGCATAGACGCCACAAGAGGATCCTGCAAGGAGAGCAAAGAAGAGAACAAAATCCAGACAGGTCCCGCTCTTTCCTCCGCAGCAATGCATTGGTACACTGAAACGGGAGGAAACGCCCATGATGCAGAGAAATCGCTTCGCATCTCTTGTTCTGCTGCTCCTTCTTACACCCTTGCTCCTTGCTGGGGCAAGCATTCCGATCAGTTGGGAGACTACTGCAGAAGCTTGGAAAGGAAAAACAGGAACCATCCTGACCCTCTTTTTGCCCCCAGACGGGAAGCCTGCCCCGATTGATGGCATGGGCTCCTACTCATGGGATTCGTCCATCGGCAGTGCAGCGGTGGACATGGGACTCATCACCTACCATGAGGGTGGAGAGGTGGTCATCCAGATACTCGAAGGCCCTGAATACATCAAGGGCAACATGTTTCAGGACTCGTATGAAGGGTGGAATACCATCTTCGTCTTTCTGGATGCAGAAGGCCACATGATACAACCCGATCTGGAAGGAGTGCTCTTCCTCGACATTCCTGAGGAGGATGTATGGGTCCCGAGCAAGGAAAGCCCCACCCACCTGACCATCCGCAATGAGACCGATACAACCTTCCATACCGTATGGGTCTACACCAGCGACATGTTTGCCGTAGATGTGCATACAACCAATCGGCTGCATATGCCGCCACTCTCACCAGGAGAAGAACAACACATCCAATTCAGCGATCATCCGGATCTGGAAGAAGCGGTGCTTTACCGCTATGGCCAACAATTCCGGGTGGAAGCCTTTGGGACTGACAATCAGGTCTACCGCCGAACCTGGGCTCCCGATGTCGACACACGTACCATTCGTCTTGAAAAAACTGAAGCGGCAGGTGAGCGTCCAACCAGCCTTACCATCAACAACACCACCGGGTACAGCATCGTTGACATCTTCATCCTGACGCCCGAAATGGAAAATTCCCTGGACTTCAGCACCGATGTCTTGCTCCCGTACAGTCTGGAAGACGGACAGTCCTATACCGTGGAAATCGGAAACTGGCCGTATCTTTCGGAGTACCTTGCACACACCAGCAATGCGGAACTGCTCATCTTGGCCTTTGATGATGATGATTACCTGTTGGCACGCTCCTGGGACGTCGAGCATGATGGGTATTGCATCGATTTGGGATTGGCAGACTATTTCGAATGAGAGAGCCTATGGATCTGGCCTGTCCCGCTACCTCTCCAAGCAACTGCTGTTTCTGCTTTTGGTTGCGTTTCTCCTCCTGTACTGTTCCCGGGACCCGATGTGGACCAAGGCTTGGCTGTATGTGGCCTCCCTCTTGCTCATCATGGCGGTCAATCTTCTTGCCATGAACCGTTCCTTGCTTACGGAACGTTCAAAGCTGCAGGAGGGAACCAAGAAATGGGATGTGGGGCTTTCCTTGTTTGTAGCCGTCATCGGACCGTTTCTCGTCGTTATCGTTGCGTCTCTTGACCATCGCTACCATTGGGGAGAAACGGTACCGGCCTTGGCAAGCTACGTCTTTCTCCTGCTCTTCTTGCTTGCGTCCTTCTTCGCGACCTGGGCGATGCATACCAACCAATTCTTCTCGGCCACTGTCCGTATCCAAGCCGATCGTGAACAGAAGGTAGTAGACAACGGCCCTTACCAATTGGTGCGCCACCCCGGGTACCTTGGGGGAATCATCGGCATCCTTGCAACCGCACTGGCTCTCCAATCCTATGTCGCCCTGGTTCCCGCTTCCTTGGTTGTCATTGGATATGTGGTACGTACGGCTTTGGAGGACAGGGTACTCAAGATTGAACTTGAGGGGTATCAGGACTATTCGCTGCGGGTGAAGTACCGGTTGGTGATGTTTGTGTGGTAACGGACAAGACCAAGGCAATGATGATGAGTGCTCCACCACCTAGGGTGGCAAACGAGGGGAGCTCCCCCAAGAAAAGTACAGCACTGAACACGGTTACCAAGGGCTCTAGGGTCGACACCAAGCTGGCATTTGTTGCCCCTATCCTCCCCATTCCTGCGAAAAAAGACCAGAAGGCCACCACAGTGGAGAAAAGAGCCAGAGAGAGGGTTGCAAGCACTCCACTCACGGTCTGGGGTAGATGCACTCCCGAACGAAGCATCAGGAAAAGATAGGAGAGTGAGGAGCTGACGATGATCACCGCACTGCTGGCCATGGCAGTTCGTTTTCCCACGACTTGGGCACTGATGAGGATGTACAGCGAGTAGGCAAATGCAGCGATCAAGGCAAGGATCACCCCCTTCGGTTCGGCATGTCCTCCCAGCCCGATCACCAGAATACAGCCCAACAGGGCAAGGGCCAATGACAGGCCGGTTGCGAATGAGAGCTTTTCATGGGTGAACAGTACGGAAAACAAGGTGACCAATGCAGGATATGCATACAAGAGCAGGGA includes:
- a CDS encoding MGMT family protein → MNTYFANVYDVVKRIPFGRVASYGQIALLLGDPRQARTVGWAMSQCPEGLPWHRVVRSDGSIAEREHDALQRVLLEAEGICFLQSGRIDMQRYQWRP
- a CDS encoding DMT family transporter yields the protein MQKRRQNKELVIGYLLVAISAVCFGIMPIFARIAYASGADTLTLLFFRFFAGGVLLSLVAWKRKALLPPKGYWPIVVLLGVLGYTGTSFCYFTALKYASASVVSLLLYAYPALVTLFSVLFTHEKLSFATGLSLALALLGCILVIGLGGHAEPKGVILALIAAFAYSLYILISAQVVGKRTAMASSAVIIVSSSLSYLFLMLRSGVHLPQTVSGVLATLSLALFSTVVAFWSFFAGMGRIGATNASLVSTLEPLVTVFSAVLFLGELPSFATLGGGALIIIALVLSVTTQTSPTGTSPAANSPDTPQVQS
- a CDS encoding InlB B-repeat-containing protein — protein: MGKKKSLILALILCLLVLAGCEPDPPVQYTITYHVLDGASNPSFNPSSYTVETSTIQLADPSRTGYTFAGWYSSASYTGEAITHIPQGSSGPKHLYAKWTGNTYTVSFDSNDQAIQNPDPQDLIFGQAYASLPTLTKAYYGHTWNTVQNGSGTTITNATTLSTAQNHTLYAQWTPTQYTITYTLNEGQNSSSNPATYTVETSTITLADPSRDGYSFASWYTEAAFTTQVTTIAQGSHDNLNLHAKWTANSYTVSFDSQDSQIADPGAQNIAFGQTYASLPTLSKTGYSHTWNTAQNGSGTTITNATTLSIADHHTLYAQWIPNTYTVTLDKQSGSGGSNSVTATYAAAMPNATAPTRTGYTFGGYYTSTNGGGTQYYTQAMASTQNWNLTANTTLYAKWEPVTYTLTYHLNSGTAPSPDNPTSYTIETATITLKNPTRTYYSFLGWYAESTFGTAATTIPQGSTENKEFFAKWSADSYTITYELYGGTNNNQNPDRYTYESNTITLANPSRTGYTFAGWFAESTYNTQITSIANHSHGDKTLHAKWTANTYTVTFDKRSGSGGSDSVTATYDVAMPTATAPTRTGYTFGGYYTAINGGGTQYYTKDMESSKAWDLASHTTLYAKWTPLTYTLTYHLNSGTAPSPDNPATYTIETDTITLANPTRTGYTFAGWFAENTFSTQVTTVAKGSSGNKDLYAKWTPITYTLTYHLNSGTAPSPDNPATYTIETSDITLKHPTRTGYTFAGWFDNSELTGSAVTQIPLGSYGNKNFYANWTANTYTVTFNKQNGSGGSDSVTATFAATMPTATYPTRYAYTFEGYFTAAEGAGTQYYTQDMASSRAWDLASHTTLYAKWTPITYTLTYHLNGGTAPSPNNPATYTIETSTITLANPTRTGYTFAGWYAEAGFSTQVTTIDKGSSGDKDLYAKWTPITYNLTYHLNSGTAPSPDNPATYTIETSTFDLADLARDYYAFNGWYAEPSFNTQVSTITHGSYGDRNLYAKWLPIEYTITYVLKQDMINHADNPSSYTVESDTITLKDPTRQGYYFGGWFTESTLDNLKLQIPLGSHGDVTLHPKWNYTYQVGDLTPAPEYGFIVFDRNSQQSTLDPYDYRETNPWRYLVAANYDYSNLGNFLVPWTPSGQADNFFNPETGGDQGPYGDIGNGLGASQAVVDYYGAGLSYAALAAQQTSGWFLPSLGELQCLMSLFVSSSVGNISLNTMYWSSTDIVNAGNAYMQRVNGTGSALSLETECIYDKDTLCRVRPFRRL
- a CDS encoding LCCL domain-containing protein; translation: MMQRNRFASLVLLLLLTPLLLAGASIPISWETTAEAWKGKTGTILTLFLPPDGKPAPIDGMGSYSWDSSIGSAAVDMGLITYHEGGEVVIQILEGPEYIKGNMFQDSYEGWNTIFVFLDAEGHMIQPDLEGVLFLDIPEEDVWVPSKESPTHLTIRNETDTTFHTVWVYTSDMFAVDVHTTNRLHMPPLSPGEEQHIQFSDHPDLEEAVLYRYGQQFRVEAFGTDNQVYRRTWAPDVDTRTIRLEKTEAAGERPTSLTINNTTGYSIVDIFILTPEMENSLDFSTDVLLPYSLEDGQSYTVEIGNWPYLSEYLAHTSNAELLILAFDDDDYLLARSWDVEHDGYCIDLGLADYFE
- a CDS encoding dicarboxylate/amino acid:cation symporter → MNTLLWLGIFVLLLVGLVMMKHRFHLPFSIRVSTALALGALLGLALFFFAESATRDEVRRWTALVGNGYVDLLRMLIIPLVPTSIIAGLLRLSSTEELRKMGIRTISLFLFTAILAGIIGLVVGSLFSVGSGMTIGELAKREPNTLTNLFSQFRAFIPSNPVRSASEMQMIPLVVFSVFLGVAAIAVKSKKPEATKPFENLLESFLAIVMELTKIVLRLTPYGVLALTSYWLSSTGLNALVQLGLFVVAIVVACLLQMGIVYSGLLAFSAKINPIRFFRAASPALLLAFSSRSSLGSLTMTVSTMTNRLKVSPRVANFVGPLGAVMNMDACGGIFPAMVSVFAANAFGIDLSLSQYILIVVISVFASLGSAAVPMGATAFTIITLTTVGLPVEAVGLVAGVDFLVDMFRTMTNVAGDLSTSVVVANSLGEFDRDAFNTQDLGAEMAMA
- a CDS encoding isoprenylcysteine carboxylmethyltransferase family protein, which codes for MMGIASIWDWQTISNERAYGSGLSRYLSKQLLFLLLVAFLLLYCSRDPMWTKAWLYVASLLLIMAVNLLAMNRSLLTERSKLQEGTKKWDVGLSLFVAVIGPFLVVIVASLDHRYHWGETVPALASYVFLLLFLLASFFATWAMHTNQFFSATVRIQADREQKVVDNGPYQLVRHPGYLGGIIGILATALALQSYVALVPASLVVIGYVVRTALEDRVLKIELEGYQDYSLRVKYRLVMFVW